TATTCTAGTGAGCTTCCGTTAACTCCTACGCCATTCTTTTCCAAGAAAAGAAACTTCAAAGATTAGAGGATACACTCGGTCAAATCCTTTTCTAATGCTTTTCCCCTGACCATTCGAAAACAGATATATGAGAAGATTCATCTGAAAGAGATACGGCAAGTCATAGCAAGAATAGCCATTGGCCAAGCAGTCCAGAAGAAAAGTAGCAGAAGCTCGTTCCATTTCACTTGCAAGCAGGCTGCAATGAGATTGAGAAGAAAATGAATGCTTTTTTCACTTGCAATGCTGGCCGAACCGCAGTAGTACATGTATTTACAGTGGAGGATTATTAAGTGAGacgaaaaggaaaagaagaagaagaagaagaaagaataaaTCTTCGCCACTAAAATTTCCCGGATTGGACAAGGGAATGAATGGATGACTAGACTTGACAGTCGTTCTAAAAATCCTAGGACTTTCTCAGCCATCTCACTTcaccgcctccggccggccgcgctcaatcttgcttgcttgcttgctgatTCCCGTCGCGTCTCAGCTCCTCTCGGATGGAAATGGAGGGAGCGagagcaaaagaagaaaaaaagaagaagaaaaaaggaagaCGAAATGGTCGCGCGCACACGCGCAATGGCGCGGGCGGCTTGCATCCGCTGGCGCGTTCACCACACGGCCTTGTCGGCGGAGATGCCATGGAGGAGCGGGAGcgagtcgccggcggcggcgacgcagcaGCAGGAGAGCGCGCCGCTCTTGAGGTCCTCGAGGGTGACGAACCGGGAGGACTTGGACGGGGAGGAGAGGTGGCGGAGGACGTGCTCGAAGAGGCCCTCGTCGCAGGGGAGCGCGATGGGGCCCGCGCAGGCTCCGGACGGGAAGCCGtactcctcctccgcctgccgGAGCAGCTCCCGGAACACCGGGTGGTTCAGGTGCGCCGCCCGCACCACGAACCGCCGCGACGCGCCGCCGACGCACACCGCCACGTGCCCCGCCGGGaccaccgcctcgccggccgccgccaccgccgcgcgcgccgcggcgcgtgACCGCCACCGCCGAAGCGTCTGCCGGAGCCACACGATGTAGCGGATCTTGCTGCTGCATTTCGCCATCGACGCCCACCTGCCGGTCGAGCTCGGCTAGCTGTGCGGTTGTTGCTCGCTCGTGCGCGGGTGAAATCAATCAATGGCGACCCTGGGTGAGGCGCGGGGCGAGAGCGAGCTGGTGTTgctggtggtggactggtggtggtgAAATGGAGCTGGCTtttggagggggaggggggagggggaggcttTGTAGGGAGGAGCGGCCCCTTCGCGAAATGTGGGGCCTTTGCCTTTCGGATCGTCCAGTTGGCCAGGAATAAATTATGCTGATGGCGATGGGACGTTATTCTTCTACTACTATTTTACTAAATCTGTTTTCTTGCTAATTAAATTAAAAAATGCCAGCGGGTTCCCACTATTCTTCTGTTACATTTTTCAGTGTGCATTGCTCAGTTGGACAATTCGTTCGAAGTCCTCTTATTTTAGTTCTTTGGTCTTcaaaagggagaaaaagaacTGCTACAAATCACCTATATCCAAGACTTGTGTTAGACCTTCCTCTTTGGTAACTTGAAAGACTTGGTCTTGTTTGATTTTTCATGTCACTAGTTCACTACTATAAGTTCTTGTAGCAACATTATTGACTTTGAGGCCTTTTCAGAATGACACTGCTTGTAAAACTACTATAAGTTTGTGGATCCTAAACAACTCTGCACTCCTTAGTATATCTTCCTGAGTTTCTGGCAAAAGCACATGCTTAATGTTCTAATCCCACTGTCAAACACCAGATGCATAAACTAACCTCCAGCCTTGTGCCACCAAGAAATGGAATGCACAACCTTCCCTCCTACGCAGATGCCCATTTTCTCCTTCCACTTTATTCAATGCGTTCCTTTTTTTCGCGTGTATGTCATGAGCCATTTGGGATCGGTGGCCAATAATCTATTTGTCTGTAGTACATATACCTCCTAATAAATGTGTAATACTAGTCAtgtatgcaaaaaaaaaaaacaaatcgtGCAGATACACTTCACTGCTTGTGATCTTTCTCAAACAGGGATACCAGTGTAGCTCGTCACGCCGTGCCCAGCCAGTTTTGGCGCCTTGCACTTGCAAAACGCGTGCTGCAGCTACCTCCGCCTGCACACTGCTCAGCGCCTCAGCCCACGGCCACCACAAAATCAAAACCGAGCTCACTGTTCTTCGTGTCTGAGTGAGAGAGATGGGAAAAGAAAAACGAGAGGAGAAAGGAAGCCATGCACGGTACGAGCACCATGCATCGCTGTTGGCTACAGTGGGCAGTAGCATCGCATGATGACACGGTCACGTCGCATCCATCATCGGCGGTGTCGAGGCCTGGGGAAGGGGAGATGGAATCCTTTTGGCTTGGCTTGGCAAGCTGCGATGTGATGGGATGAGGCGGCCAGGCGTTGTGCCTCATCCCTGCGGCCCGATCGATCAACGATCAGAGTACCAGAGCGATCGGTCAGGTGGCGATCGACCGAAGTGGGCTGCTCGTGCATGTGACCGGGCGCTGTCCGGAGCAGGGCGAGCAGTCCACCCGGCTGCGCATGTGCCCGAATTTGGTCTGTCTGATCATGGGCGATTTCCCGTCGGATTTTgtcgcccgcgccgcgcgaATCCCTGCCGGAGTCGTAGCTTTCAAGGATCGCCATGAAGATCTCGGGGCACGCCTACTGGAGTGCTGGGCAGGCTCGCGCCCCAGTCCCTTCCGGACTCTGCTATTACATGCCGGTCCTGGCCTCTGTTTGGTACCGCATGGAGTAAATCTTGCCGAAAGGTAGCATTCCATCTTGTTCTCAGGCAGCGTTCTGCCAAGAcagagatggatggatggaggtAGAGGGGTCGTCGTTGCATGATTGAAGCATCATGTTTTGGCTGAACGCTTGGTCAAATTGAACACTGTTTCCTACCGCGGCAGACCGTTGATCTGCCGAGAGGATGCAGCACTGTTACTGGTTCATGCACCTGCTGCCTGGATGATAGAGTCAAATGGGATCCCGCTGTCAATGCCACGATATCAGTTAACCGTCCTCTAACACACATGCCTGATGCTTCCTAACGAAGCAAGTACAGTCCCTCATTTCCTCCCCTAGCCCCCATCACGGCCTAAGCGAAGGAAAACAAAGTGTCGCAAAAGCAGCTGCTACTGCTGCACGTGCCACCaccgatccatccatccatccagaaCGCGAGCTGTTCGCCGCTTTTAGCGTACAGAACGCTACGTTCTTCTCTTGTGAACGAAGAACGACACATAATTCGGGTCAATGTAGCGAGCGCAGGAGCAGGATCAGAGCACAGCTCCCGCCGTGGACGGATCGCTGACGGCGACCAGACCTTCGCGGGCAGCCAATGGCCGAGGCCACCGCCGGTCAAACGGCCGCACCGACCGTCCGCGGACTCCAGGATTCGCTCGGCGGGGGTGCGTACAAGACCTCGATACGAATCAGTGCGGTGGAGCGCTGGAGAGCCCGAGCGAAGAAGCATCAAGCATGCAggccccgcggccgcgccgcgcacgtgccgccgcggcgacggggTCGGGACTCGGGAGGGGGGGGCGTGTACGTGGCGCGGTtgagccgtcgccgccgggggcCTGCCGCTCGGAGCCAAACGCCGCGCGCGGCTTGGAACAGGAATATGCCCGCGCGCCTGCCTCTCTCGACGGCATCGGCATTCGGCAAGGCCCGGGCGACAGGTGAGCGGCCTCCACCGGTCCACCCATGTgcgtgctgccgccgctcgcttGCCGTGGGCGCGGCTCCGGCTGCCCGTATTTTATCCGCGGCGCCGGGCCCTAAATTAATTAATGCGCAGGCGGCGTGGGGGGCCGATACGGCAAATCTCTGCGCCGGATCGGCtgatcggccggccggccggccggcccggtTAAACTGCCCGGGCGGACGCCTGGTTAAACTCTCCGGCCCACTCTACTTTGCCGTGCACCTCATCGCATTCGCCGTGCACCTCATCGCATTCGCCGTGCACCACATGCTCGATCGTGCACGATGTGGGCGCCGTGGCGTACGTGTTCCTCGCTTGGTTCGTGCACCACTCCAGCTACCGTGTCCGGCGGCGAGTACTTTGCAACGGTGGCACACGCCTTCTCGGGGAGGCAGGGACCAGGAAGTCAGGAGGAGCCACGAGACGGACGAGATGCAAAGCATATGCATAGGGGAGCAACGATCCTTTTGTTCTCTGGTTGCCAAGTCCACGTCTCGCATTACCACCGGAAGATCATGCGGCCATGCAGGTCGTGGACGCTAATATGGACTAGATCACTAGATCAGGAATCTATTATTAGTAACCAGGAACGAGGAACGAGCCGTGGCTGTTCATCACCAGCTGTGTGGAGTTTTGTTTAGGTTCAGAGGTCGGCATCTTCCCATCACGACCGGACGTTGCTACAAACAAACCCTCTCACCTCCTATACGTCCCCTTCTCACCAAAAGAGGAAAACAACAGGGTGTGTGGATCGGATGATGATCGGGTCGATATTCCGGGGATGCTACGAGCCAATGCACGGTTGCTTTCTCGTCGTACACGATCGTACGCCCCTCGATCTCACGCATGGATGGTGCTGGTGCCTCTCTGCATCATCTGATGAGGAAGATGCTAGAGCTTCACCTTCCTCACCTCCATGCTCTCTGTCCACCCACCAGAAGGCAGAGAAAACCAGCAAACACGTACCGTCCATTGACGCTGCATTTTGGCACGTTGCCGTGTGTGCACGCTCGCGTGGATATCGATCAGGATTCAGTAGGACGCAGGACAGCATCTCCTGTCCGGACTGATCGGCGGCCATGGACGGACGTGTAACGCGTGATCAAACTCGCTCGTGCTGTCGTGCAGACACCAAGCCTGATTCCAAGACGCGATGCCTCTCGACGGTGGTGTGGTGCCTCGTCGATCGCATACGGTGCAACTACAATTTCGCCACGGATTCCGGTCGGGATAAGGATAAACAACTCGCAAGTCGGTACGCCTGGTACGGTACTCGTTTCAGTCCTTGTTGTAGTATACGTCGTGAATGCATCCATCCATCGGCCAATGAAAGCGAAGGAACACACTGTGTCTGTCACGGACAGCTAGCCTTTTCGCAAGTTGCGGCGGCGTGTGTGCTGCGACAGCAACGATGATCTCCTCTGATTCAGTGCAGGGGGAGGACTGGAGCCTGGAGGAGTTGAGTTGGCATGGACCGATGGAGGACGAAGCACATCGATTGGAGGATGGCGACGGAGCACAGTGGAGCAGTCTTTTCCGTCCGCCGCCTCTCATCTCCTCAGAGTTTGAGCGAGCTGCTCGTCGTAGCCGTCGGCCCGTCGCCGTCGGGGCAAGTGGCCGGGCACATGGCTatgcggcggtgccggcggctgCAGTCAGCTGCCAACGTGCGAGCGCAGCAGTATTTGACTACTGCTTGGCACTGACATTTTTCTAGTGGGAATCTGTACTCGTTGCAGGTTCTATTGCTTGGTGCAAAGAAACGTTTTAGTGAAAACCCCGGTTTCAATGGTGCAGATCGGATTGATAAACTCGTGCTCGTTTACTTACTTCATCACCGAGACATGCATGTCGGTGCATAAGAAGATCATGATTCATGGAAGACCAAAAACAAAGGCCCAATAGATCGTCTTTGAACTGCTATCTATCTGCACTCTAAAATCATGATTCATGGTGGTCTTATTTGCAGTTCAGAATCTTGGACCGACTACAGTTCTTCCACTAACACGTCGGCGCCACGCATCTCAGCCACATGGCTATGGTTTGCCTCCGGCGGCAGTCAGTTACCAATTTCCAAACGTGCAGACACAACATTTTCGCCACAGCTCTTCGGCTGGCATTCTTTACATAGCCCAAACACAAACATTTTAGTGCGCATCTCCTGTTTAAACGGTGACTATCTCCTGCTGCCTTCAGTACAGAGGCATGTCGGTGCATAAGAACATCATGATCCATGTAAGATAAATGGTCCAGTTTGGAATTGACTTTAAGTTCTCTGAACCGTGTTCCGACTGACAGTACAGATAAGGATTCTCTCCCCTTTTGGGGGTAAATGTCACTTACGCAGGAGCATCACATTTGTGCTACGTTTCGTCTACTGGGAATTTTATAACCCCACAAGTCAGCAGGCACCGTTGGTGTATCGTGAACGCCAGGTTAGTTGGTGTAAGACCCTGAGTTTAGGGCGCGTAACCACCGATGCAATGCAAGGCAAAAGTCGTACCCGGAAGGACATGAACAGTGTCCTTTAGCACCCACAGATTGGTCCTGCAACCCTGCATTATCAATTCAGAGGTCATAAAACTAAGTGGGATTAGTAGTAACTAACCACCGCAAAGCCCCAAATCTCCATGATCGTTGCCCATCCCGGTCGGTGAAAGTTTGAAGAAAGGGGCTCTAAAAAATGCCATCAGCATTTGCCTTTTCAGGCTGGATAGCTATTTTTTTCTGAAGAAGCATCAACAAAAGGTGAAACAAACTGAACTGAACCAACCGAATGGTTCACTTCTTTCCCAGTTGTTTAGCCCTCGGCCGCCGTCTACACCGGTTGTTgctgccgtcgaggacgacgatgatgatgacgacggcttactttcctctcctctccttcgcCTTTGCATCCTAACCAACTGTCTAACACACCCTAACCCCCCTTGATTGTTTTTAATGCTTTTGCTAAGTGTCGTCAACTTAGTAATCATGCATGGTCGTGTGTGCACGCACGGCACGGCCAACGAACCAAGGACCACGGTCTGCAGGGGATTAAGAGCTTCAGCTTTCACCATTAACATTCCTGCTGTTTGGTCTCCCTCATCAGGTTTCAATTTTCAGGGAAACAAAGTAGAGGAGTCACTGTTTCATGCTGAAATGTTTAATTGCTAACCACTATGCTTGTTTTTCCTGAAATGGAACCTATCGTAGAAGGCCAAAACAGAAGGAATCAAATTTTCAGACTTTTGTACAACAAGGCAGACAGTACCACCTGCGTAAGGATCAGCAGCTAGCATGCTTGTCAGTTTGAGCTCTGCAGGAGCTTTATCTGCAAAATTTTATCTTCATTCAATCTCAAATTTTAATTTCAGGGGAAGTAACAGGGAATCCTCGTAACATTAGGATACCATCCTGAAATGTTTATTTGCTAGCATGTTCTAAGCTTTGTTTCTCCTCTGAAAATGACACCTACCGCCGAACGCCAAAACAGAAAGAATCAAAATTTCAAACGTATGTACAGCAAGGCAGACAGTACTCCCCTGCTTACGGATCAGCATACTTGCATCGTCAGCTTCAGCATTGCAGGAGCTCTATCTGCTTCTACATTTTTATCTCTTCCATCTCAACCGAGCCTTCGGCGAAGATTGCTGCTCCAGACCAAAATAAATGAGATAGTGTAATATAATTCAGTGAATAAAATTTGCGACGTGGTTTACGGCATTATCAGAACATGCTTCCAACCTTTTATGTTAACATTATCTAAGGACTTGTCAGACAGctccaaagaagaaagaatcgGGTGAGCGTGCAACAAAAGTAGCCGACGCGAGCATCCTTTCTGCTTTTCTGCCAGCCAGCGAAGCTGGGGAAAGCAGATAGAACAGAAACAAATATGAAACATCATTACACTCGTCAGCTTAAGTGCACCGTACACTGATTCGTTATAGTACTCGAATATGTTTGTACACGTCTAATCTGAAAAGAGCTAGGGTTCTTGCTTTAGCTGATCAGGACAGAGTGTCATTTTGTCTAGATGCATTCGTGCTGTATCGCATTTGGGGTGGTTGTTGCTTGCTTACTCCACAATATCCAAACGGCTAACACGTACGTACGAGCTCCTGCTCGTGCAACACCCGGATATGTCTTCGGTGCTAATGAACTTATTTGTCCTGTTCCTACACCAGTagcttatcttttttctttattaaaaaaGAGTTTGAATACAATGAGATTAGTATAGTGCTACTgtgtttggcaaaaaaaaagattagtaTCAGTGCTAATTTGCTTCGGGTTATTTGCagtgttttatttatttttctatataGTCCAGCCTTGTTAGCAGCAATTTGTTATTGTTTTAATATGTGTACGGTAAAGATTTAAAATTTCTATCTCTCCTCAATGTTAGGATCTGCCAACTTAGCCTCTCGGAGGTACTCATAGAGGTAGGTTTGCATGCGTATGTTCGTAGAAGCGAGTGTGCGTGTGTGTTTGTGAGCATCTGCATCTGTACcgtgtttcgcaaaaaaaaactttaaaaACTTTGACCATTATTggaaataaaaataatgtttGCCACATAAAAATGATAGTAGTACATTTCCATGATAAACACTTTTAGGTAATTTTATTAAACATGTCTAGAAAAAAGAATGGCCAAATAGGTTGTGTTGTGCCAATGTTCACTTGTTCAGGTTGGCAAGTAAAAAGAGTAAAGGGTGCAGGAAGGGGTGGATTCCCCTCGGAAAAAAGAATTAGTTCAAACGACACCAAATTCAACTCCTTTTGGGTATAAACAAGCTAACTCTTCCTGATTAGTCTTCTTTCTCTTAATTTATGGATACTTACCGAGAGGTGCACATTTAAAATGATTCATGTCTTTAACTAGCTCCTTGTGTTGACGATAAATGATTGCTCAAAATGATTAACCAAACCTAACGTAATGACATATTCTATCCCTTTAATCTTTGCCCATCCCTAAATGCTTCACCGAACAGATATTCTCCCTTGCGATCTTCCACTAGAAAAGGTGGGAAGGGAACACAACGAGGAGATTTATATGTAGGCTTATAAGCCAAAGAAGTGGCCTAATTTGCCAATCATATAGCACCAAATAAGGCATTGTCCTGTGCCTCTCCTAGATGCTCTACGTGTCATCTCCCCATGCCAAGGACACATTTGAGAGGTAATTGCCATTTCTTTATGGTGGTGTAGATGCCCTGCAGTTTGCAATGATCACCCAGATGGTAACACATGTGGTGGTGTTGGAGGGGAGCATGTGGCTGCTGACTCTGCATGGCCTTATACTACACTAGATTCTCATGACCTCTAGCCAACTTCAAACCATTTATGCATCATATAAAACATGCCTCCTAGCCATAaacatttcttcttcttcagcttaGGTGGatagaaatatatattgttccctttgaaaaaaaaacagcaagtAAGCGAGCAGAAACTTAGGGCTCCTCTTATAAAATATCCAAAGAAAATTGAGCATTGGGCACCAAGCAAATCAAGTTAGTGGAGTACTACTTGGTagtcagatgtttggatacgaggtgctaatcTTTAGCAGGATCACagcggatgttcggatgctaattaggaggactaaacatgagctaattacaaaactaattgcacagatggagtctagtTCTCGGGACCCCTGCAGTTCACTAAAAAGTATTCCAAGGGTTGTCatcatacatctatgggcccacagAAGGGTTGGATAGTCTTAAATATAGGCTGTACAACGAGACATGTCNNNNNNNNNNNNNNNNNNNNNNNNNNNNNNNNNNNNNNNNNNNNNNNNNNNNNNNNNNNNNNNNNNNNNNNNNNNNNNNNNNNNNNNNNNNNNNNNNNNNagttttgtaattagactatatttaatactactaattagtatcaaacatccgatgtgacagttaCTATAGTTTAgtaggggtatccaaacaccttatAGTACcacgaagcaccagaaggacaGGTGCATGTATCCTGCCACACATCCATGTTTCTGGCTTTGTTGTGCATGAGTGAGCTCGAGGACTTTATTGTATATCTCCCCTAAAAATAAGACCCCCTCCCCCTGCTAGAATACTAGCCGGATATGATGTGATCCCGCAACCAAAAGGGCACGCGAATTCGGTTGGAACAGCCGCTCAATCCACGGgccatcatcatcgtcatcgctCCCCTCCTCCGTCGCAGCTCGCACAAAGATTCTGGGGGGCTCGCATGTTCCGCGCCCCGCCGCGCTGACACGTCCTACTACTACTACCCGCCGGTCGCGATCGCGCGAGCTGATCGCACGAGCGGAGATGCCGCGGGCCGCGGCGGATTCCGCGAGAAATTTTTAGGAGCCGGAGGACAGGGTAACCGCCGCGATAACGAACCCATGCCTCTCCACGACCACGAGTGAGTGCAGTGTAACTGGTCGGAATCCGCTCGCCGGAGCGCGCCCTGGCTGGCCCCGCTGACGATCTCGGTGCTTCCTAGCTGTATCGATCGGCTACGTGGCGACGGGCGGATCGGCTCTGAGCGTGCGGCGAATCGGCTAAAAGATACGGTGCGTTTGGACGTCCACGCTTGAATATGCCAGCCGCAACGCCAAGTGTTGCCTTGATAGGATGCAGAGGTTTCAGAGCCTGACGCACATGCTGTATGTTCTGTCTGACTGTCTGGTGATGTGAATGTTGGAGGCAGTACCTGGCAATCATATGAATTTTACTANNNNNNNNNNNNNNNNNNNNNNNNNNNNNNNNNNNNNNNNNNNNNNNNNNNNNNNNNNNNNNNNNNNNNNNNNNNNNNNNNNNNNNNNNNNNNNNNNNNNNNNNNNNNNNNNNNNNNNNNNNNNNNNNNNNNNNNNNNNNCAGGCTTTGAATTTGAGCTTTGCATCCTAGGCTTTGCT
This sequence is a window from Setaria italica strain Yugu1 chromosome III, Setaria_italica_v2.0, whole genome shotgun sequence. Protein-coding genes within it:
- the LOC101775909 gene encoding auxin-induced protein 6B-like, producing the protein MAKCSSKIRYIVWLRQTLRRWRSRAAARAAVAAAGEAVVPAGHVAVCVGGASRRFVVRAAHLNHPVFRELLRQAEEEYGFPSGACAGPIALPCDEGLFEHVLRHLSSPSKSSRFVTLEDLKSGALSCCCVAAAGDSLPLLHGISADKAVW